Proteins encoded within one genomic window of Dyadobacter chenhuakuii:
- a CDS encoding lytic transglycosylase domain-containing protein yields MALSIAIMGNEPVSEVGVEKKELKETTIIDSDLLAIDFCGEAIPLSELRIAERYQKMIRNYDNPTFRKLMTKTQKRIKIIEPILKKYGVPADFKYLPLIESAMNDDAKSHRGAGGYWQLMPATAKSLGLVVNETRDDRKHLVKSTHAAGKYLRNLYRQLGSWTLVAAAYNAGPTHIQNKLDAQNKDDYFKLRLNSETTRYIYKLLAVKEWFNNPERSKEWVSGDVVDRLAEFKVEQKKADVQLAKQIEKPLTDS; encoded by the coding sequence ATGGCCCTCTCAATCGCAATAATGGGTAATGAACCAGTGAGCGAGGTGGGGGTGGAAAAGAAGGAACTGAAAGAGACAACAATTATAGATTCAGATCTTCTTGCTATTGACTTCTGTGGCGAGGCCATTCCATTATCAGAGCTTCGAATCGCTGAGCGATATCAAAAAATGATCAGAAATTACGACAACCCCACCTTTCGTAAGCTGATGACTAAGACCCAAAAAAGAATCAAGATTATAGAACCGATTCTTAAAAAGTATGGAGTACCAGCCGATTTCAAATATCTTCCCCTGATAGAGAGCGCAATGAATGACGACGCAAAATCGCACCGTGGCGCGGGAGGCTACTGGCAGCTGATGCCGGCAACAGCTAAATCTCTTGGACTGGTCGTTAATGAAACCAGGGACGATCGCAAACACCTCGTCAAATCAACGCATGCCGCAGGAAAATATCTGCGCAACCTTTATCGTCAGCTTGGTTCATGGACCCTTGTAGCCGCTGCTTATAATGCAGGGCCTACGCACATTCAGAATAAACTGGATGCTCAGAACAAGGACGATTATTTCAAATTGCGTTTAAACTCAGAAACAACCCGTTACATCTATAAGTTACTGGCTGTCAAAGAATGGTTTAACAACCCCGAAAGAAGCAAAGAATGGGTAAGCGGAGACGTGGTAGACCGTTTGGCTGAATTCAAGGTGGAGCAGAAAAAAGCAGACGTTCAGTTGGCAAAACAAATTGAGAAGCCACTCACTGACTCCTGA
- a CDS encoding peptidylprolyl isomerase gives MTKAEMITDKGTMLIEFYDADAPGTVKNFVDLSKKGFYDGLIFHRVIPDFMVQGGDPTGTGRGGPGYKIDCELNGGNQYHDRGVLSMAHAGRNTGGSQFFICHSRKNTAHLDGNHTCFGKVVEGVDTVDLLRQGDKIQKITIIEEQA, from the coding sequence ATGACAAAAGCAGAAATGATCACCGATAAAGGCACGATGCTGATTGAGTTTTACGATGCGGACGCACCCGGAACGGTGAAAAACTTTGTTGATCTTTCAAAAAAAGGATTTTACGACGGACTGATCTTCCACAGGGTTATACCTGATTTTATGGTGCAAGGCGGCGATCCAACCGGAACCGGTCGTGGAGGTCCTGGCTATAAAATTGATTGCGAGCTGAATGGCGGTAACCAATATCATGACCGTGGCGTTCTTTCCATGGCACATGCAGGACGTAACACCGGCGGATCGCAGTTCTTTATCTGCCATAGCCGCAAAAACACAGCACATCTGGACGGAAACCATACTTGTTTCGGCAAAGTGGTGGAAGGCGTTGATACAGTGGACTTGCTTCGTCAGGGTGATAAAATCCAGAAAATTACCATTATCGAAGAGCAGGCTTAA
- a CDS encoding MoaD/ThiS family protein: MSIQVSYYGMLAEITGQANEVWVADQNLTVGDFRNQIIERYPAMREKKFKIAVDQKIAQDYVSIDNASEIALLPPFAGG, encoded by the coding sequence ATGAGCATTCAGGTATCCTATTATGGAATGTTAGCAGAGATTACCGGCCAGGCGAACGAGGTTTGGGTTGCTGATCAAAATCTGACTGTGGGTGATTTTCGTAACCAGATTATCGAGCGATATCCTGCTATGCGGGAGAAAAAATTTAAAATTGCAGTGGATCAAAAGATTGCGCAAGATTACGTCTCTATTGATAATGCATCCGAAATTGCACTGCTTCCGCCATTTGCAGGAGGCTGA
- a CDS encoding SDR family oxidoreductase — MNLDLTGKTALVCGSTQGIGLASALELALLGANVTLVARNEEKLREAVDTLDTSAGQLHRYVVADFADPENVKEAIENYLRLVPDVHILVNNTGGPSGGPIIDADPDQFLKTFQMHVINNQFLAQAVVPSMKRAHYGRIVNIISTSVKQPIVGLGVSNTIRGAVASWSKTLSLELGPFGITSNNVLPGYTVTSRLDSVLDMRSQNSGKSKDEVAQELQSSIPIRRFSEAEEVAAAVAFLCTPAAASISGINLPVDGGRTESM, encoded by the coding sequence ATGAATCTTGATCTGACTGGAAAAACGGCATTGGTTTGCGGAAGCACGCAGGGAATCGGCCTGGCGTCGGCCCTTGAACTGGCATTATTGGGCGCTAATGTAACATTGGTCGCGCGTAATGAGGAAAAATTAAGGGAAGCAGTTGACACGCTCGATACATCAGCCGGACAACTGCACCGCTACGTCGTAGCAGATTTCGCCGATCCTGAAAATGTAAAGGAAGCCATCGAAAATTATCTCCGCCTCGTTCCCGACGTCCACATTCTTGTGAACAACACCGGCGGTCCGTCTGGCGGCCCGATCATTGACGCCGATCCGGATCAGTTTCTTAAAACCTTCCAGATGCACGTCATCAATAACCAGTTTTTGGCGCAGGCTGTTGTTCCATCCATGAAAAGAGCTCATTACGGCCGTATCGTGAACATTATCAGCACATCGGTAAAGCAACCGATCGTGGGATTAGGCGTTTCCAACACCATCCGCGGCGCCGTTGCGAGCTGGTCAAAGACATTATCACTTGAATTGGGCCCGTTCGGCATCACTTCCAATAATGTCCTCCCCGGCTACACCGTCACTTCCCGCCTCGATTCGGTTTTAGACATGCGCAGCCAAAATTCAGGTAAATCAAAAGACGAAGTCGCCCAGGAACTGCAATCCAGCATTCCTATCCGCCGTTTCAGCGAAGCCGAAGAAGTGGCAGCAGCAGTCGCATTCCTATGCACCCCGGCGGCAGCAAGCATCAGCGGAATCAACTTGCCGGTTGATGGTGGCAGGACGGAGAGTATGTAG
- a CDS encoding molybdopterin molybdotransferase MoeA: MVTVKEAKQKILENVKVLPAHIVEIGNALGHVLATDISAPLALPSFRQSSMDGYAVIHSDITETATVLKLEGESKAGQTSTQVLRSGSAMRIFTGAPVPDGATAVIMQENTSAENGSVMIQEFPVPEGKNVRNIGQQIQQGAVALEKGTFLSPGSIGFLQGMDVREANVYKKPKIGLLITGDELLHKGDSLVHGKIFESNSAMLAAALQQEGIADFEIKYAADDLESTINGLNELAESNDVVLASGGISVGDYDFVGKAVAALGAETVFYKVRQKPGKPLLFAKKDDKLFFALPGNPASSLVCYYEYVLPALRIMSGRKDPFLTTLKMPAKYAYSFNGERDEFLKGLIVNGEVIPLDGQESFALRSFAIANAIIYLPLTQNVVNAGDLVEVHLLPG; encoded by the coding sequence ATGGTCACAGTTAAAGAGGCGAAACAAAAGATTCTGGAAAATGTCAAGGTGCTGCCCGCTCATATTGTGGAGATCGGAAACGCTTTGGGGCATGTTTTGGCGACTGATATATCGGCACCGCTGGCATTACCTTCATTCCGCCAGTCGTCCATGGATGGCTATGCGGTCATACACAGCGATATAACTGAAACAGCAACTGTTCTGAAACTAGAGGGGGAATCAAAAGCGGGGCAAACTTCCACACAGGTACTAAGATCGGGATCTGCGATGCGCATTTTTACGGGAGCGCCTGTGCCTGACGGCGCAACTGCCGTAATCATGCAGGAAAATACTTCGGCAGAAAACGGAAGTGTAATGATCCAGGAATTTCCGGTTCCGGAAGGTAAGAATGTCAGAAATATTGGTCAGCAGATTCAGCAAGGCGCTGTTGCACTGGAAAAAGGCACTTTCCTGTCGCCGGGAAGTATTGGATTTTTGCAGGGAATGGATGTTCGCGAAGCTAATGTTTATAAAAAGCCCAAGATCGGATTGCTGATTACGGGCGACGAACTGCTGCATAAGGGCGATTCGCTGGTCCATGGTAAAATTTTTGAATCCAATTCAGCCATGCTTGCCGCAGCATTGCAGCAGGAAGGAATAGCAGATTTTGAAATAAAATATGCGGCAGATGATCTGGAATCAACAATCAACGGACTTAACGAGCTGGCAGAATCCAATGATGTTGTACTTGCTTCTGGCGGAATTTCGGTGGGTGATTATGATTTTGTGGGGAAAGCCGTGGCTGCATTGGGCGCCGAAACGGTGTTTTATAAGGTGCGTCAGAAGCCCGGAAAGCCCTTACTATTTGCAAAAAAGGATGATAAGCTGTTTTTTGCATTGCCAGGAAATCCGGCCTCTTCGCTGGTTTGTTATTACGAGTACGTGTTACCAGCTTTGAGAATAATGTCGGGCCGGAAAGATCCGTTTTTAACAACATTAAAAATGCCTGCGAAATATGCTTATTCGTTCAATGGCGAGCGGGATGAATTTCTGAAAGGCTTGATTGTAAACGGGGAAGTGATACCGCTGGACGGCCAGGAATCGTTTGCATTGCGCTCCTTTGCCATCGCTAATGCCATTATTTATCTGCCCTTAACACAAAATGTGGTGAATGCAGGCGATTTGGTTGAGGTTCATTTGCTTCCCGGCTGA
- a CDS encoding DUF4249 domain-containing protein: MNYRLSFLLTLLITGITACVEPYGVTFETAKEYIVVDGVLTDLDVPQFISLSKTNPEATNESSEFTQTVWTKGLSTLPLEKAKAKVIVNGTQVLNLTETEPGIYQLPANFKGKVGDAYELEFLTEKGKFYKSSSEIMPPVSAVNRAYDVFNPKGIPKLSEYYGEFTPSNDIYLDFDDPAGEKNFYRWQWTLWELQKTCTTCNQGKYYLFDAENGVDGDCFKDLTLKYNDIYDYTCEDLCWDIFYSKDITIFSDIYTNGQGQKDKLVAQIPLLQSNPCLVSLQQNSLTPNAYRFLKLIQDQANNSGTLADTPPAPIQGNVTNQKDKNELIIGFFTASSVSEYRTMLWRKNIKNAAVLNQLFKTIHNRDPILEERSAGRPYIPLAICKKSRSRTPFLPKDWKWTQ; this comes from the coding sequence ATGAATTACAGGCTTTCGTTTTTGCTAACCTTGCTGATCACCGGCATTACGGCCTGTGTGGAGCCATATGGCGTCACTTTTGAGACGGCGAAGGAATATATTGTGGTGGACGGTGTGCTGACGGATCTGGATGTCCCGCAGTTTATTTCCTTATCCAAAACCAATCCGGAAGCAACCAACGAAAGTTCTGAATTCACGCAGACGGTCTGGACCAAAGGCCTGTCCACATTGCCTCTGGAAAAAGCAAAGGCGAAGGTGATCGTAAACGGGACACAAGTGCTTAACCTTACCGAAACGGAGCCGGGCATTTATCAGTTGCCTGCCAACTTCAAAGGTAAAGTAGGCGATGCCTATGAGCTGGAATTTTTAACAGAAAAAGGAAAATTTTATAAATCTTCCTCTGAAATCATGCCGCCGGTTTCAGCCGTAAACCGGGCGTATGACGTTTTTAACCCCAAAGGAATCCCAAAACTTTCGGAATATTACGGTGAATTCACGCCCAGCAACGACATTTATCTTGATTTCGATGATCCTGCGGGCGAGAAGAATTTTTACCGCTGGCAATGGACGCTCTGGGAATTGCAAAAAACCTGCACAACCTGCAATCAGGGAAAATACTATCTTTTTGATGCGGAAAACGGTGTGGATGGCGACTGTTTCAAAGACCTGACATTAAAATACAACGACATTTACGATTACACCTGCGAGGACCTTTGCTGGGATATTTTTTACAGCAAAGACATCACCATTTTCTCAGACATTTACACCAATGGGCAAGGACAAAAAGACAAGCTCGTGGCGCAGATTCCGCTTTTACAATCCAATCCGTGCCTGGTAAGCCTGCAACAGAATTCGCTCACGCCTAATGCTTATCGCTTCCTGAAACTCATTCAGGATCAGGCAAATAATTCAGGAACACTGGCAGACACGCCGCCCGCGCCCATTCAAGGCAATGTTACCAATCAGAAAGACAAAAATGAGCTGATCATCGGGTTCTTTACTGCTTCCTCCGTTTCGGAATACCGGACAATGCTCTGGCGGAAAAATATCAAGAATGCGGCGGTGTTGAACCAGCTTTTCAAAACCATTCACAACCGCGACCCGATCCTGGAAGAGCGCTCCGCCGGGCGGCCATACATTCCGCTGGCGATTTGTAAAAAAAGCAGGTCGCGCACGCCGTTTTTACCCAAAGACTGGAAATGGACGCAATAA
- a CDS encoding TIM-barrel domain-containing protein, giving the protein MTYKYFLVLLFVVAGKLSFGQGAGNFISYEKGKGSIRVQGSKGVLLIQSFSPEIFKVQMLPAKNAPGLDSSYSVILPPSTAALNIVETKDNIEIRTEKCTLAIGKFPLNVALKSGNAVKIKETRGFVQAKDSVSYLFNINPKDVFHGAGGRPFGPDLARKGFDFYNSWEHEYFDQSTGLSQSLNVPFIVSSHKYGLFFDSDRPGSMRMYVGAVDSTLMRVESASTGKWAYYLIHGNDNDEILANYTLLTGRQPLPPRWAFGYIQSKSGYANESDATVAITKLQDQGFPVDALALDSHWYGGQNVRGNMDWDTKNWPNAVGMVKSLLDKGVKTILIADPYISNKSISYKPAEAQSLFTKTPNSGQTYAMNVGTATTGLLDIFKTAAQTWLWEKHKKLAAQGVAGWWSEKTEPDPHPMNAVHELGNAFQIHNLYSLFWSKTFYNNFTKDFPEKRIFHMTRSGWAGSQRYGALPWSGDVSRYWAGLKLQIPMLVQAGMSGMGYMHSDVGGAFTMSDKAEKDEELDLRWFQFGTFTPILKVAGQRENIEPFNLSEPFYSTVKKYATVRYQLLPYIYSLAWKNSTSGRPICLPMDYFNNIRALGNLGDQYFFGENLLIAPVLLHGMPSRKIVLPPGKWFNFWNNEVHNGNTNIFPKLTVDHIPVYARGGSFIPMSTSTTKKSTDQYTSDSLTVRFYQDISVPTSTFTMFHDDGIDPNSLTKSKYELVEFGGKVSKNLVNVTVQRIKNFDKSLAKRHLIFEIKNFTSNPTAVTLNGQPIPVVYTSSEFKNNTAYYDLLGKQLQVQFDWDCNTTANIAVTRVGLDVITGSEPKADDLVLNVFPNPARSPVSVKVNVPETGYYELEVYNVAGVSIYKSALGQHSKGKMLDLSLDLRVSGGAYVVRLRNGQGQFFTKKIVIQ; this is encoded by the coding sequence ATGACATACAAATACTTCCTTGTTTTGCTTTTTGTAGTTGCGGGTAAGCTGTCTTTCGGCCAGGGAGCAGGCAATTTTATAAGCTACGAGAAGGGCAAAGGCAGTATCAGAGTCCAGGGCAGCAAAGGTGTGTTGCTTATTCAGAGTTTCTCCCCGGAAATATTTAAGGTGCAAATGCTTCCGGCTAAAAATGCGCCCGGTCTGGACAGTTCCTACTCCGTAATTCTGCCGCCTTCAACAGCTGCGCTGAACATCGTTGAAACCAAAGACAACATTGAGATCCGGACTGAAAAGTGCACGCTGGCAATCGGCAAGTTCCCGCTTAATGTTGCATTGAAGTCTGGTAATGCAGTTAAAATCAAGGAAACGCGGGGTTTTGTGCAGGCAAAGGATTCGGTCAGCTATCTTTTCAACATTAATCCAAAAGACGTTTTTCATGGCGCGGGCGGTCGCCCTTTCGGCCCGGATCTTGCGAGGAAAGGTTTCGACTTTTATAACTCCTGGGAACACGAATATTTTGACCAGTCAACAGGTTTGTCACAAAGCCTGAATGTGCCTTTCATTGTTTCGTCCCACAAATATGGCCTTTTCTTCGATAGCGACAGACCTGGTTCCATGCGCATGTATGTGGGCGCTGTGGATTCGACATTGATGCGCGTAGAGTCGGCGAGCACGGGGAAGTGGGCTTATTATCTGATCCATGGCAATGATAATGATGAGATTCTGGCTAATTATACGCTTCTGACGGGCCGCCAGCCGCTGCCTCCGCGCTGGGCGTTTGGTTACATTCAGTCAAAATCGGGTTATGCCAATGAGAGTGATGCTACGGTGGCCATTACGAAATTGCAAGATCAGGGATTTCCCGTGGATGCCTTGGCGTTGGACTCACATTGGTATGGCGGACAGAATGTGCGGGGGAATATGGATTGGGATACGAAAAACTGGCCTAATGCAGTGGGAATGGTGAAAAGCTTACTGGATAAAGGTGTCAAAACCATTTTAATTGCAGATCCCTACATTAGCAACAAGTCCATTAGTTACAAACCAGCGGAAGCGCAATCTCTTTTTACAAAAACTCCTAACAGCGGCCAAACCTACGCAATGAACGTAGGCACTGCAACGACCGGACTGCTTGACATTTTCAAAACTGCTGCCCAAACCTGGCTTTGGGAAAAACACAAAAAACTGGCCGCTCAGGGCGTTGCGGGCTGGTGGAGCGAGAAAACAGAGCCGGACCCGCACCCGATGAATGCCGTGCACGAGCTGGGCAATGCCTTTCAGATACATAATCTGTATTCTCTTTTTTGGTCCAAAACCTTTTACAATAACTTCACAAAAGACTTTCCTGAAAAGCGGATTTTTCACATGACACGTTCTGGCTGGGCGGGTTCGCAGCGCTATGGGGCTTTGCCCTGGAGTGGCGATGTGAGTCGCTATTGGGCTGGTTTGAAGCTCCAAATCCCGATGCTGGTTCAGGCTGGCATGTCGGGAATGGGTTATATGCATTCGGATGTGGGTGGGGCTTTTACTATGTCGGATAAGGCAGAAAAGGATGAAGAACTGGATCTGCGCTGGTTTCAGTTTGGGACATTCACGCCGATTTTGAAAGTGGCCGGTCAGCGCGAGAATATAGAACCGTTTAACCTCAGCGAACCGTTTTACAGCACGGTCAAAAAATATGCAACCGTGCGTTACCAGCTTCTGCCCTACATTTATTCACTGGCCTGGAAAAACAGCACATCGGGAAGGCCAATCTGCCTGCCTATGGACTATTTTAATAATATCAGGGCGCTTGGTAACCTCGGCGATCAGTATTTCTTTGGAGAAAATCTGCTGATTGCGCCCGTTCTGCTGCACGGAATGCCGTCTCGAAAAATCGTTTTGCCGCCTGGGAAATGGTTTAATTTCTGGAATAACGAAGTGCATAATGGCAACACGAATATTTTCCCAAAACTGACCGTGGATCACATTCCGGTCTATGCCAGAGGCGGCAGCTTTATTCCTATGTCCACTTCCACGACCAAAAAATCCACCGACCAATACACTTCCGACAGCCTGACGGTGCGGTTTTACCAGGACATTTCAGTTCCGACATCTACATTCACCATGTTCCACGATGACGGCATTGACCCGAATTCTTTGACAAAATCAAAATATGAACTCGTCGAATTTGGAGGGAAGGTTTCCAAAAATCTGGTAAATGTGACGGTTCAGCGGATAAAAAACTTTGATAAATCCCTTGCCAAGAGACATTTAATATTTGAAATAAAAAACTTTACGTCCAATCCAACTGCCGTAACGCTGAATGGTCAACCGATCCCGGTCGTTTATACAAGCTCCGAATTCAAGAACAACACGGCTTATTACGACTTGCTGGGCAAGCAGCTGCAAGTGCAGTTTGACTGGGATTGCAATACAACAGCCAACATTGCAGTCACGCGTGTGGGCCTCGACGTGATTACCGGCTCCGAGCCGAAAGCGGATGATCTTGTGCTGAATGTTTTTCCAAATCCGGCCCGGTCCCCTGTTTCGGTAAAAGTGAATGTTCCTGAAACCGGCTACTATGAACTGGAAGTGTACAATGTTGCCGGGGTTTCAATTTATAAAAGTGCATTAGGGCAGCACAGCAAGGGTAAAATGCTGGATTTGAGCCTGGACCTGCGCGTTTCGGGCGGTGCGTATGTGGTGAGGCTTCGGAATGGGCAGGGGCAGTTTTTTACAAAGAAAATAGTTATTCAATAG
- the purH gene encoding bifunctional phosphoribosylaminoimidazolecarboxamide formyltransferase/IMP cyclohydrolase, whose translation MSKKIQSALISVYYKDGLEPLVRLLHNEGVKLYSTGGTQTFIENLNIPVTAAEELTGYPSIFGGRVKTLHPAIMGGILYRRDDAGDVAQAQQYNIPAIDLVVVDLYPFEETVASGAGEEDIIEKIDIGGISLIRATAKNFKDTLIVSSRSQYAEVVELLTAKAGATDLEDRRFYAGQAFAVSSHYDGAINRFFTADKEKTDKALFDFTSLSSQTLRYGENPHQNATYYGDLEGIFDKLHGKELSYNNLVDVDACVSLIDEFAESGPTFAIIKHTNACGIATASTAKEAYDNALACDPVSAFGGVVITNTKVDLATAEELNKLFMEILIAPEYDEDALQLLKSKKNRILLKRNAVVLPQIMFKTILNGVLVQDKDLSTEVQSQFTTVTEKAPTASELTALEFALKVCKHTKSNTIVLAKENQLLASGTGQTSRVDALRQAIDKANAFDFDLNGAVMASDAFFPFADCVEIAHLAGITAVVQPGGSIRDKESTDYCNANGVAMVTTGVRHFKH comes from the coding sequence ATGTCGAAAAAAATCCAATCCGCTCTTATTTCTGTATACTATAAGGACGGACTTGAACCATTGGTTCGCCTGCTGCACAACGAAGGTGTAAAACTTTATTCCACCGGAGGCACGCAGACTTTCATTGAAAACCTGAACATTCCCGTTACTGCCGCGGAAGAACTGACCGGTTATCCATCTATTTTTGGAGGACGCGTAAAAACATTGCACCCGGCCATTATGGGCGGTATTTTGTATCGCCGCGATGACGCTGGCGATGTGGCACAGGCGCAGCAATACAACATTCCTGCCATTGATCTGGTGGTGGTGGATCTTTATCCTTTTGAAGAAACGGTTGCTTCGGGCGCCGGAGAAGAGGATATCATTGAAAAAATCGACATTGGAGGCATTTCGCTGATTCGCGCAACGGCCAAAAATTTTAAGGATACATTAATCGTTTCATCACGCAGCCAATATGCGGAGGTTGTAGAGTTGCTGACTGCGAAAGCCGGCGCGACTGATCTCGAAGACCGTCGTTTCTATGCAGGCCAGGCTTTTGCGGTTTCTTCTCATTATGACGGAGCCATAAATCGCTTTTTCACAGCGGATAAAGAAAAAACAGACAAGGCGCTTTTCGACTTCACAAGCCTGTCGTCTCAAACATTGCGTTACGGCGAAAACCCGCACCAGAATGCGACTTACTACGGTGATCTGGAAGGGATTTTCGATAAATTACATGGTAAGGAGCTGTCTTATAATAACTTGGTAGATGTTGATGCTTGTGTAAGCCTGATTGATGAATTTGCAGAATCAGGACCGACATTTGCCATCATTAAGCACACCAATGCTTGCGGAATTGCCACTGCATCGACCGCAAAAGAAGCTTATGACAATGCACTGGCCTGCGATCCGGTTTCGGCGTTTGGTGGTGTGGTGATTACCAATACAAAGGTGGATCTGGCTACGGCAGAGGAGCTTAACAAGCTGTTCATGGAAATTCTGATCGCTCCGGAATATGATGAAGATGCATTGCAGTTGTTAAAATCTAAAAAGAACAGGATTCTGCTGAAACGCAATGCCGTGGTTTTGCCGCAAATCATGTTCAAGACCATTCTGAATGGCGTTTTGGTGCAGGATAAAGATTTGTCAACCGAAGTTCAGTCTCAATTCACAACGGTTACCGAAAAGGCTCCAACAGCAAGCGAGCTTACTGCGCTGGAATTTGCATTGAAAGTCTGCAAGCATACAAAATCAAACACGATCGTTCTGGCCAAAGAAAACCAGTTACTAGCGAGCGGAACGGGTCAAACCTCCCGCGTGGACGCTTTACGCCAGGCAATTGATAAAGCAAATGCATTCGACTTCGACCTGAACGGCGCTGTAATGGCCTCAGACGCATTCTTCCCATTTGCAGACTGCGTTGAAATCGCACATTTGGCAGGAATTACCGCTGTTGTACAGCCCGGCGGTTCTATTCGGGATAAGGAGTCCACGGATTACTGCAATGCCAATGGCGTAGCGATGGTTACCACGGGCGTGAGGCACTTTAAGCATTAA
- a CDS encoding sodium:solute symporter family transporter, whose translation MQQLQSLDYIVFFFYFIVVSGYGYWIYQRKRSTVESTKDFFLAEGSLTWWAIGASLIASNISAEQFIGMSGNGFSMGLGISTYEWMAAATLVIVAVFFMPIYLKNKIYTMPQFLSQRYNPTVSLIMAVFWLALYILVNLTSILYLGALAVSGISGLDFQFCMIALAVFAIIITIGGMKVIGFTDVIQVFFLVIGGLATTYLAINLVSGEAGIDGVMTGIKMMRENHDDHFHMIFPKTSPFYMQLPGLTVLLGGMWIVNLNYWGCNQYITQRALGADLKTARNGILFAAFLKLLMPVIVVLPGIAAYALYSKGMFQAEMLDADGQINADKAYPVLLNLLPAGLKGLSFAALTAAVVASLAGKANSISTIFTLDIFKNYIGKNSDEKTLVRIGRIVVVVSMILAIVVSPYMGIDKKGGFQFIQEMTGLLSPGIFASFIMGFFWKRTNSAGALFAIVGGFLIALAMHNNYFPFADWTQVPFLDRMGLVFLICVVVMVILGLVMPDEKKGLAIDTAMFIPHRSFIVGAAVVIGIIVFLYAYFW comes from the coding sequence ATGCAACAATTACAGAGCCTGGATTATATTGTTTTCTTCTTTTATTTCATCGTCGTCTCCGGTTACGGTTATTGGATTTATCAACGGAAAAGGTCAACAGTCGAGTCAACCAAGGATTTCTTTTTGGCGGAAGGCTCGCTGACCTGGTGGGCGATCGGAGCATCATTAATTGCTTCCAATATTTCAGCAGAGCAATTCATCGGAATGTCCGGAAACGGGTTCTCCATGGGTTTGGGTATTTCAACATATGAATGGATGGCAGCGGCGACACTTGTGATTGTAGCCGTTTTTTTTATGCCCATTTATCTCAAAAACAAGATTTATACAATGCCCCAATTCCTGAGCCAGCGTTATAATCCGACGGTGAGCTTAATTATGGCCGTTTTCTGGCTGGCGTTGTACATTCTGGTTAACCTTACTTCTATCCTTTATCTGGGCGCACTTGCGGTCTCGGGTATTTCCGGATTGGATTTCCAGTTTTGTATGATCGCACTCGCCGTTTTTGCGATCATTATCACCATTGGCGGGATGAAAGTGATTGGTTTTACGGATGTTATTCAGGTTTTCTTCCTGGTAATCGGTGGTTTGGCAACGACTTATCTGGCTATTAACCTTGTTTCGGGAGAGGCGGGCATTGATGGTGTAATGACCGGTATCAAAATGATGCGTGAAAATCACGACGACCATTTCCACATGATTTTCCCTAAAACAAGTCCATTTTATATGCAATTGCCTGGTTTGACGGTTCTCCTTGGCGGGATGTGGATTGTAAACCTGAACTACTGGGGTTGTAACCAATACATTACGCAACGTGCTTTGGGAGCGGATTTGAAAACTGCCCGTAACGGGATCCTGTTCGCGGCATTTCTGAAACTTTTAATGCCGGTGATCGTGGTTTTGCCAGGTATAGCAGCCTACGCGCTTTACAGTAAAGGAATGTTCCAGGCAGAAATGCTGGATGCAGATGGGCAGATCAATGCAGATAAAGCCTATCCGGTATTGCTTAACCTGCTTCCAGCAGGCTTGAAAGGACTTTCGTTTGCCGCATTAACTGCCGCTGTTGTGGCGTCGCTGGCTGGTAAGGCAAATAGTATTTCAACGATTTTTACACTCGATATTTTCAAAAATTATATTGGAAAGAATTCGGACGAAAAAACACTCGTACGCATTGGACGTATCGTAGTTGTAGTTTCTATGATCCTTGCGATCGTGGTTTCTCCTTATATGGGAATTGATAAAAAAGGTGGTTTCCAATTTATTCAGGAAATGACGGGGTTGTTATCGCCGGGTATTTTTGCATCGTTTATCATGGGCTTTTTCTGGAAGCGTACCAACTCCGCAGGTGCATTATTCGCCATTGTGGGTGGTTTCCTTATTGCATTAGCCATGCACAACAATTATTTCCCGTTTGCCGACTGGACGCAAGTTCCGTTCCTGGACCGTATGGGCTTGGTATTCCTGATATGCGTGGTGGTAATGGTGATTTTAGGCTTGGTAATGCCTGATGAAAAGAAAGGATTGGCGATCGATACGGCCATGTTCATCCCGCACCGCAGCTTTATCGTCGGTGCAGCAGTTGTTATCGGCATCATTGTATTCTTATACGCCTACTTCTGGTAA